In Mustela erminea isolate mMusErm1 chromosome 8, mMusErm1.Pri, whole genome shotgun sequence, a genomic segment contains:
- the LOC116596888 gene encoding 60S ribosomal protein L37a-like, translating to MAKHTKKVGIVGKYGTRYGASLRKMVKKIEISQHAKYTCSFCGKTKMKRRAVGIWHCGSCMKTVAGGAWTYNTTSAVTVKSAIRRLKELKDQ from the coding sequence ATGGCTAAACACACCAAGAAGGTCGGAATCGTGGGCAAATACGGGACCCGTTATGGTGCTTCCCTCAGGAAGATGGTGAAGAAGATTGAGATAAGCCAGCACGCCAAGTACACTTGCTCCTTCTGTGGCAAAACCAAGATGAAAAGACGAGCTGTAGGGATCTGGCATTGTGGCTCCTGCATGAAAACCGTCGCTGGTGGCGCCTGGACCTACAACACCACTTCTGCTGTCACAGTAAAGTCTGCCATCAGAAGACTGAAGGAGTTGAAAGACCAGTAG